The nucleotide window GCTCCATCTATTCGGTGATAGTATGTGGGTTATGGCCGCTGCCGTAGGTCTGGCAATTGCATTTATGATGTTGACCAAAACATCACATCCACCCGCTGGCGCTGATCCGATAGCCGTCATACTGGCTGGAAGCGGTTGGTCGTTTCTGTTCACGCCAGTACTTACAGGCTCGATAACGATTGTAGCCATGGCACTACTGATCAACAACCTGGACAAAAAGCGCAGATACCCATCGTTCTGGATATAAAGCATATGGAAGCTAGGTATGATTACTATTGGTTTACATAATATTAATTATGTATTTATATTAAAAGAACCGCAGCTCCTATGAGTTGCGGCTCTCTTCATGATTGTAATGAAGTGGTTGTGCATTGAACATCGGCAGCTTCACTTCAAGTAAGGCCATGGCCTCTTCTTTCTCCCGGCTGGTGACATGCGTATAGACGGTTGTTGTTTGAATGGATGCGTGACCGAGCAGCTCCTGGA belongs to Paenibacillus sp. FSL H8-0079 and includes:
- a CDS encoding HPP family protein encodes the protein MKGTGRSTLKVDPFSALIGGIGGFVTISILSLLTLWTSNLWIIAPFGASCVLAFGFWDAPLSQPRNIIGGHLISALTGLAMLHLFGDSMWVMAAAVGLAIAFMMLTKTSHPPAGADPIAVILAGSGWSFLFTPVLTGSITIVAMALLINNLDKKRRYPSFWI